The sequence CGTGGGTGATCAGGAGGCGGGCGAGCTGGTTGGCGCGGCGGTCGAGTTCGCCGTAGGTGAGGACGGTGTCCTCGTAGACCACGGCCTCGGCGTGCGGGGTGCGGGCGGCGTGGGCCTCGAACAGTTCCGGCATCGTCAGCGCCGGAACCGACCGCCCCGTGGCATTACGGTCGACGAGCAGTTCCCGCCGCTCCTCCTCGGTAAGGATCTCGGCACTGCCCACCGTGCGGTCCGGATCGGCCACGATGGTCCGCAGCATCCCGATCAGTCGCCCGGCCAGGGCCTCGGCGCTGATGCGCTCGAAGAGGTCCGTGGCGTAGTTGAGTTCACCGGTCAGACCGGCCGGCTCACCGGCTGCCGTGTGCTGCTCGCTCAGGCCGAAGACCAGCTCGGACTTGGCGGCCGGGACGCCGACCGGCTCGGGCCGGACCTGGAGGCCGGGCAGGTCCGGGGTGATGGCGGTGCCGTCCTCCAGGTTCAACGAGACCTGGAAGAGCGGCGTGTGCGAGAGCACTCGGGTGACCTGAGCGGCTTCCACCGCACGCTCGAAGGGGGTGTCCTGGTGGGCGTAGGCGGCGAGGTCGGTCTCGCGGACCCGGGCCAGGAGTTGGCGGAAGGTGGGGTCGCCGGAGACGTCGGTGCGCAGGACGAGGGTGTTGACGAAGAATCCGACGAGGTCGTCCAGGGCTTCGTCGGTACGGCCGGCCACGGCGGTGCCGATCGGGATGTCGGTGCCCGCGCCCATACGGGACAGCAGGGCCGCCACCGCCGAGTGCAGCACCATGAACAGCGTGGCGCCCGAGCCCTGGGCGAAGGACAGCAAGGCGCGGTGCAGCTCGGCGTCGATGTTCAGCTCCACCGTGGCGCCGCGGTGGCTGGCGACGGCGGGGCGGGGCCGGTCCAGTGGTAGCTCCAGCAGTTCGGGGGCGCCGCTGAGTTCCTTGCGCCAGAAGTCGAGCTGTTGGGAGAGGACGCTGTCGGGGTCGTTCTCGTCGCCCAGCATGTCGCGTTGCCACAGGGCGTAGTCGGCGTACTGCACCGGCAGCGGTTCCCAGGCGGGGGCGTGGCCGTTGACGCGGGCGGTGTAGGCCTGGGACAGGTCGCGGGAGAGCGGGCCCATGGACCAGCCGTCGCTGGCGATGTGGTGCAGGAGGAGGAGCAGGACGTGCCGGTCCTCGGAGACCTTGAAGAGGGTGAGCTTGAGGGGGACGCCGGCGGTCAGGTCGAAGCCGTACGCGGCGGCGTCCGCCAACGCCGTCTCCAGCAGATCCGGAGCGTCCAGCTCGACCCACTCGACCACCGGACGGGACGGTTCGCCACTGAGCACCATCTGACACGGCTCGCCGGACTCCTCGGCGAAGCGGGTGCGCAGCGCCTCGTGCCGCTCCACCACATCGGCCAGCGCCGCCTCCAGCGCCGCACGGTCCAGAGCACCGGTCAGCCGTACCGCGACGGGCACGTTGTACGTCGGGCTGGGACCCGCCAACTGGTGCAGGAACCACAGCCGTTGCTGTGCGGGGGACAGCGGCAGCCGCGCCGGACGCCCGCCCGCCACCAGCGGCGGACGGGCCGTGCCCGCGTCGGCCAGGCGCGCGGCGAGCCCGGCGACGGTCGGTGCCTCGAACACCGCGCGGATCGGCAGCTCCGCCCCCAGCGTCCGGCGCAGCCCGGCGATCAGCCGGGTCACCAGCAGCGAATGCCCGCCCAGCGCGAAGAAGTTGTCGTCCACGCCCACCCGTGGCAGGCCCAGTATCTCCGCGAACGCGCCGCACAGGATCTCCTCGTGCGCGGTGCGCGGCGCACGCCCCGAAACGCCGGCCGCGACGCCGTAGTCGGGCGTGGGCAGCGACTTGCGGTCCAGTTTGCGGTTCACCGTGAGCGGGAGCTCTTCGAGCAGCACGAAGACCGCGGGCACCATGTAGTCGGGCAGTTGCCCGGCCGCGTAGCGGCGCAGCTCGGCGGAGTCCACGCTCTGCCCGGGCGCGGGGACGGCGTAGCCGACCAGGCGCTTGTCACCGGGCTGGTCCTCGCGGACGATCACGGCCACCTGCGCCAGCTTCGGGTGCGCCCCGATGACGCCCTCGATCTCGCCCAGCTCGATACGGAAGCCGCGCAGCTTGACCTGGTCGTCGACGCGCGCGACGAACTCCATCTGGCCGTCCACCCGCCACCTGGCCAGGTCACCCGAGCGGTACATCCGGCTGCCCGGCGGCCCGTAAGGGTTGGCGACGAAGCGGCCCGAGGTCAGGTCGGGGCGCCGGTGGTAGCCGCGCGTCACCAGGTCACCGGCGATGTACACCTCGCCGGTGCTGCCGGTGGGCACCGGCTGCAGCCGGGCGTCCAGCACGAACATCTGGGTGTTCCAGATCGGCCGGCCGATGGTGACCACGCCCGCCGGGACGCTCTGGCCCGGCTCGATGCGGTACTCCGAGCAGCCGACGGTGGTCTCCGTCGGGCCGTACTCGTTGATGACGGTGGCACCGGGGTGCCGGCTCCGCCACTCGTCCAGCACCTCGCCCATCAGCGACTCGCCGCCGAGCACCAGCTGCTCCTTCGGCGAGTACTGCCCGGGCAGTTCGATGAGCAGCGGCAGGTGGCTGGGGGTGGCCTTGACGAAGGTGGGCTGCGGCCGTCCGTCCGCCGCTCGGGTCCGGCCGTCCAGCTCGACGAGCTCGACGCAGCCGCCGGAGGTCAGGGGCGCGAACAGGCCGGTGGCGGTGAGGTCGAAGGCCACCGGCGAGTGCACCAGGGCCCGTCCGGCCACACCCGGGTACGCCGTGCGGGTCCAGCTCAGGTAGGCGTCCAGCGAGCGGTGCTGCACGGTGACGCCCTTGGGGCGGCCGGTCGACCCGGAGGTGAAGATGACGAAGGCCGCGTTGTCCGCCAGCAGCGGCGCGTTGCGGTCGGCGTCGGTGAGGTCCGTGGAGTCCTGCGCGGTCAGTTCCGCGACGGCCTCGGGGTCGTCCAGGCGCAACGACGGGCACGGCGCGGGGACGTGGTCGAGCACGCCCCGGGCCGTGACGGCCAGCACGGGCGCCACGTCCTCCAGCATGAAGCCGAGCCGGTCCGCGGGGTAGGACGGGTCCAGCGGCAGATAGGCGCCACCGGCCTTGACGATGGCCAGGAGGGTCACCACCAGGTCCACCGAGCGGGGCAGCGCCACCGCGACATACCGCTCCGGACCGACACCGCGCCGGACCAGGAGCCGGGCCAGGCGGTTGGCGCGCGCGTTGAGCTCGGCGTAGGTCAGGCCGGTCTCCTCGTGGACGACCGCGGGAGCATCGGGTGCCCGCCGGGCCTGCTCCTCGATGAGGACGGGCAGCGTCTTCCCCGAGATCTCGTGCGGACGGCCCTGCCACTCCTCCAGCGCCTGCCGCCGCTCCTGCTCCGTCAGGATCTCCAGTTGGCCCACGGGGGCGTCGGGCCGGTCGGTGGACTCGCCCAGCAGCCGCACCAGACGGGCGGTCAGCGCCTCGACGGTGGCCCGGTCGAACAGGTCGGTGGAGTACTCCAGCGAGGCGTCGATGCCCGCGGGCCTACCGTCCCGCGCCGTCCTCTCCTTGGTGTGGAAGGAGAGGTCGAACTGCGCGACCCCCTTGGCCACGTCCTGCACCACCGCCTCCAGGCCCGGCAGCGCCATGCCCTCCTCGGGAGTGTTCTGCGAGGTCAGCATGGTCTGGAAGAGGGGGGCGTGGGACAGCGACCGGGTCGGGTTGACGGCCTCGACGACTCGTTCGAAGGGGGTGTCCTGGTGGGCGTAGGCGGCGAGGTCGGTCTCCCGCACCCGGGCCAGGAGCTGGCGGAAGGTCGGGTCGCCGGACACGTCCGTGCGCAGGACGAGGGTGTTGACGAAGAATCCGACGAGGTCGTCCAGGGCCTCGTCGGAGCGCCCGGCCACGGCGGTGCCGATCGGGATGTCGGTGCCCGCCCCCAGGCGGGAGAGCAGCGCCGCGAGACCGGCCTGCAGCACCATGAACACCGTGACGTCGCACTCGCGCGCCAACTCCGCCATACGGGAGTGAAGGCCGGCGTCGAAGGTGAAGTGGGTGAGGGCCCCGCGGTAGCCGGCGACGGACGGGCGGGGCCGGTCCAGCGGCAGCTCCAGCAGCTCCGGAGCGCCGTTCAACGCCTGCTTCCAGAAGGCCAGTTGCCTGGCCGCGGTGCTGGCCGGGTCGCTCTCGTCCCCCAGCATCTCGCGCTGCCACAGGGTGTAGTCCGCGTACTGCACCGGCAGCGGTTCCCAGGCGGGGGCGCGGCCGCCGGCGCGGGCGGTGTAGGCGGTGGACAGGTCGCGGGTGAGCGGGTCGCGGGACCAGCCGTCGGTGATGATGTGGTGCACCAGCAGGAGCAGGACGTGCTCGCGCTCGCCGAGCCGGTAAAGGGCGGCCTTCAGAGGCACTCCAGCGGTGAGGTCGAAGCCGTGCCCGGCCTGCGCGGCCAGCGCCCGCTGAAGCTGCTCGGCTCCGTCCACTTCGATGAACTCGACGGCCGGGGCGGCCTCTTCGGCGTCCAGGATCACCTGGTGGGGTTCGCCGTCGTGCTCGGCGAAGCGGGTGCGCAGCGCCTCGTGCCGCGCCGTCACATCACCCAGCGCCGCCTCCAGGGCGGTGCGGTCCAGCTCGCCGGTCAGCCGGACGGCGATCGGGATGTTGTAGGCCGGGCCGGGGCCCTCCAACCGGTGGAGGAACCACAGGCGCTGCTGGGCGGGGGAGAGCGGGATCCGCTCCGGGCGCCGGGCCGGCGCCAGGGCAGCGCGTGCCGCGCCGGCGCCGGCCAGGCGGTCCGCCAGCTCGGCGACGGTCGGTGCCTCGAACACCGCGCTCATCGGCAGCTCGGCGTCCAGGGCCGCGCGGATCCGGCTGGTCAGCCGGTTGGCCAGCAGCGAGTGACCGCCCAGAGCGAAGAAGTTGTCCTCGACGCCGACCGACTCCAGGCCCAGCACCTCGGCGGCCAGCCGGCACAGGGTCTCCTCCGTCGCGGTGCGCGGGGCGCTGCCGGCGCCGGTGCGGTACGCGGGGGCGGGCAGCGCCTTGCGGTCCACCTTCGCGTTCGGCGTCAGCGGCCACTCCTCGATGACGACGAAGGCCGACGGCACCATGTACCACGGCACGATCGATGCGGCATGGGCCCGCAGCGTTTCGGCGTCCGGCTCGGCGGCGCCCTCCGCGCAGCTCACATACGCCACGATCCGCTGGTCACCGGGGCGGTCCTCACGGACCAGCACCACGGCGCGCGAGACCTGCGGATGCTGCGTCAGCACGGCCTCGATCTCGCCCGGCTCGACGCGGAAGCCGCGGACCTTGACCTGGTGGTCGGCGCGTCCGCGGAACTCCAGCTGCCCGTCCTGCGTCCACCGGGCCAGGTCACCGGAGCGGTACATCCGCTCGCCCGGCGCCCCGAACGGGTCGGCGACGAACCTCTCGCCGGACAGCGCGGGCTGCCTGAAGTAGCCGCGCGCCAGCCCGGGGCCCGCGATGTAGAGCTCGCCGGTGACGCCCGGCGCCACCGGGCGCAGCCGGTCGTCCAGGACGTAGCCGCGCATGTTGTCCATCACGCGGCCCAGCGGCAGCACGCCGTCCGGGGTCGGCCGGCCCGGCTCCAGCCGGAACTGCGCCATGTTGACGGTGATTTCGGACGGGCCGTACACGTTGATGACGGTGGCCCCGGGGTGACGGCGGCGCCACTCGTCCAGAGTGGCGCCCAGCAGCGCCTCACCGCCGAGCATCAGCTCACCGGTGGGCGAGTAGCCGTCCGGGAGGAGATGGAGTATCGGCAGATGGCTCGGGGTGGCCTTCATGAAGGTGCAGGAGACGGCGCCGGCGTGCGCGTCCTCCTCCAGTGCGGCGGCCAGCACCCGCCCGCCGGACACCAGCGGCCCCCACAACTCCGAGACGGTCATGTCGAAGGACACCGG is a genomic window of Streptomyces sp. Edi2 containing:
- a CDS encoding amino acid adenylation domain-containing protein, with protein sequence MSGAKTAGAAESGAREELFAGVPARWQGEPSAVPALKLPELFEAQVRRTPDAPAATFRGQTLSYRELNERANRLARLLVARGAGPEQVVGVLMPRSLHQIVSLVAVTKTGAAYLPVDVDYPADRIAYMLGHSDPVCLLTTAGSPAAEGLTDRLVLLDDPAVDEALPGLPDTDLADAERTGPLRMANPAYVTYTSGSTGTPKAVVIEHRALADYLAWARKDYPSMGPGGTSLWHSPVSFDMTVSELWGPLVSGGRVLAAALEEDAHAGAVSCTFMKATPSHLPILHLLPDGYSPTGELMLGGEALLGATLDEWRRRHPGATVINVYGPSEITVNMAQFRLEPGRPTPDGVLPLGRVMDNMRGYVLDDRLRPVAPGVTGELYIAGPGLARGYFRQPALSGERFVADPFGAPGERMYRSGDLARWTQDGQLEFRGRADHQVKVRGFRVEPGEIEAVLTQHPQVSRAVVLVREDRPGDQRIVAYVSCAEGAAEPDAETLRAHAASIVPWYMVPSAFVVIEEWPLTPNAKVDRKALPAPAYRTGAGSAPRTATEETLCRLAAEVLGLESVGVEDNFFALGGHSLLANRLTSRIRAALDAELPMSAVFEAPTVAELADRLAGAGAARAALAPARRPERIPLSPAQQRLWFLHRLEGPGPAYNIPIAVRLTGELDRTALEAALGDVTARHEALRTRFAEHDGEPHQVILDAEEAAPAVEFIEVDGAEQLQRALAAQAGHGFDLTAGVPLKAALYRLGEREHVLLLLVHHIITDGWSRDPLTRDLSTAYTARAGGRAPAWEPLPVQYADYTLWQREMLGDESDPASTAARQLAFWKQALNGAPELLELPLDRPRPSVAGYRGALTHFTFDAGLHSRMAELARECDVTVFMVLQAGLAALLSRLGAGTDIPIGTAVAGRSDEALDDLVGFFVNTLVLRTDVSGDPTFRQLLARVRETDLAAYAHQDTPFERVVEAVNPTRSLSHAPLFQTMLTSQNTPEEGMALPGLEAVVQDVAKGVAQFDLSFHTKERTARDGRPAGIDASLEYSTDLFDRATVEALTARLVRLLGESTDRPDAPVGQLEILTEQERRQALEEWQGRPHEISGKTLPVLIEEQARRAPDAPAVVHEETGLTYAELNARANRLARLLVRRGVGPERYVAVALPRSVDLVVTLLAIVKAGGAYLPLDPSYPADRLGFMLEDVAPVLAVTARGVLDHVPAPCPSLRLDDPEAVAELTAQDSTDLTDADRNAPLLADNAAFVIFTSGSTGRPKGVTVQHRSLDAYLSWTRTAYPGVAGRALVHSPVAFDLTATGLFAPLTSGGCVELVELDGRTRAADGRPQPTFVKATPSHLPLLIELPGQYSPKEQLVLGGESLMGEVLDEWRSRHPGATVINEYGPTETTVGCSEYRIEPGQSVPAGVVTIGRPIWNTQMFVLDARLQPVPTGSTGEVYIAGDLVTRGYHRRPDLTSGRFVANPYGPPGSRMYRSGDLARWRVDGQMEFVARVDDQVKLRGFRIELGEIEGVIGAHPKLAQVAVIVREDQPGDKRLVGYAVPAPGQSVDSAELRRYAAGQLPDYMVPAVFVLLEELPLTVNRKLDRKSLPTPDYGVAAGVSGRAPRTAHEEILCGAFAEILGLPRVGVDDNFFALGGHSLLVTRLIAGLRRTLGAELPIRAVFEAPTVAGLAARLADAGTARPPLVAGGRPARLPLSPAQQRLWFLHQLAGPSPTYNVPVAVRLTGALDRAALEAALADVVERHEALRTRFAEESGEPCQMVLSGEPSRPVVEWVELDAPDLLETALADAAAYGFDLTAGVPLKLTLFKVSEDRHVLLLLLHHIASDGWSMGPLSRDLSQAYTARVNGHAPAWEPLPVQYADYALWQRDMLGDENDPDSVLSQQLDFWRKELSGAPELLELPLDRPRPAVASHRGATVELNIDAELHRALLSFAQGSGATLFMVLHSAVAALLSRMGAGTDIPIGTAVAGRTDEALDDLVGFFVNTLVLRTDVSGDPTFRQLLARVRETDLAAYAHQDTPFERAVEAAQVTRVLSHTPLFQVSLNLEDGTAITPDLPGLQVRPEPVGVPAAKSELVFGLSEQHTAAGEPAGLTGELNYATDLFERISAEALAGRLIGMLRTIVADPDRTVGSAEILTEEERRELLVDRNATGRSVPALTMPELFEAHAARTPHAEAVVYEDTVLTYGELDRRANQLARLLITHGVGPERLVALAMPRSADMVTAALAIHKAGGAYLPIDPDYPTDRITYMLRDANPVCVLTASATADHLPEVPCPQVVLDDANTTARLTERPDGPLSNDERHAPLNLHHPAYLIYTSGSTGRPKGVLVTHTGIASLATAQTQHLHIQPTSRTLQFASLSFDAATWEIIMALTHGATLVMAPPTRLTGDELTTLLHQQHITHATLPPAILTTLPDHSLPTDMTLIVAGEACPPEQTGRWSTGRHMINAYGPTETTICTTMSPPLTGTITPPLGTPITNTHLYLLDPALRPTPPGVPGELYTTGPALARGYHNRPDLTAQRFIANPYGPPGTRLYRTGDLARWTTHHTLEYLGRTDNQIKIRGFRIEPGEIETALADHPQVGRALALVRTDRPGEQRIVAYVEGPADASAAARLVEELLGRCAGQLPAYMVPSAVVVLQEWPLTPNGKVDREALPAPEQPTGSADGRAPRTPQEETLCGIFGELLGAASVSIDDSFFQLGGHSLLVTRLISRVRTALGAELPVRTVFEKPTVAGLAEEIGTARRARPSLRRMRSS